One genomic window of bacterium includes the following:
- a CDS encoding RNA-binding protein — protein sequence MKKIYVGNLPYSATDQEIRELFGTHGSVESVSLVSDRETGRPRGFGFVEMDDDGATAAISALDGTDMGGRSLRVNEARPRREGGGGGGFGGGGGRRNSGW from the coding sequence ATGAAGAAAATCTACGTGGGCAATCTGCCCTACAGTGCAACCGACCAAGAGATCCGAGAGCTATTCGGAACCCACGGTTCCGTCGAGAGCGTCAGCCTCGTCAGCGACCGTGAAACCGGCCGTCCGCGAGGCTTCGGCTTCGTCGAGATGGACGATGACGGCGCCACCGCGGCCATCTCGGCCCTTGACGGCACCGACATGGGCGGACGAAGCCTGCGAGTCAACGAAGCGCGTCCGCGTCGCGAAGGCGGCGGCGGTGGTGGTTTCGGCGGCGGCGGCGGTCGTCGCAATTCCGGCTGGTAG
- the typA gene encoding translational GTPase TypA, whose protein sequence is MSSLASQVRPDLRNLAIIAHVDHGKTTLVDAMLWQSGTFRENQDVGVRVMDSIDLEREKGITIMAKNTAILYGETKINIVDTPGHADFGGEVERTLKLVDGVLLLVDASEGPLPQTRFVLRKALEAELAPIVVINKIDRPDARIKEVLDEVYDLFIDLDASEEQLDFPVLYSNARDGICRTEANGEDQTLQPLFEEILRTVPAPVFEPGHPLQLLVTTLDYDDYVGRLAIGRMFQGEIAKSQLIGRCRHDGEVEAAKVGRLYGYDGLARVEIERAAPGDIVAVAGFEEVAIGETLTDLEDPRPLPAISIDEPTLAMVFSVSDSPIAGREGKYVTSSKLKERLVRETWTNVSIRVEEAAEARGFVVAGRGELQLAILIEMMRREGYEFSVGRPEVLTRSENGRLQEPIEKLIVDCPEDFVGVVTQRLGTRRGRMMSMVNHGSGRVRIEFEVPTRGLIGFRTDFLTDTRGTGIMNHLFDRFGPWEGDIPQRMTGALVADRTGRVTGFAVEHLQPRGVFFVSPGDDVYEGMIVGEHSRSGDLDVNITKEKKLTNMRAAAADELIRLVPPKPLSLEQAIEFIAEDELIEVTPAAFRLRKRILPANRRK, encoded by the coding sequence ATGTCTTCCCTTGCATCCCAAGTCCGTCCCGATCTGCGCAATCTGGCCATCATCGCTCATGTGGATCACGGCAAGACGACCCTGGTCGACGCCATGCTCTGGCAGAGCGGAACCTTCCGCGAGAACCAAGACGTGGGCGTTCGCGTCATGGACTCGATTGATCTCGAGCGCGAGAAGGGCATCACGATCATGGCCAAGAACACGGCCATCCTCTACGGCGAGACCAAGATCAACATCGTTGACACACCCGGTCACGCGGATTTCGGAGGGGAGGTCGAGCGCACTCTCAAGCTCGTGGACGGCGTCCTGCTCCTGGTCGATGCCAGTGAGGGGCCACTGCCTCAAACTCGGTTCGTGCTGCGCAAGGCGCTCGAGGCCGAGCTCGCCCCGATCGTGGTTATCAACAAAATCGACCGGCCCGATGCTCGGATCAAGGAAGTCCTGGACGAGGTCTACGATCTCTTCATCGATCTCGATGCCAGCGAAGAGCAGCTCGACTTTCCGGTCCTCTACTCGAATGCTCGCGACGGCATCTGCCGAACCGAGGCGAATGGAGAGGATCAGACTCTCCAGCCATTGTTCGAGGAGATCCTGCGGACCGTGCCCGCACCGGTGTTCGAGCCGGGGCATCCTTTACAGCTGCTGGTGACCACGCTCGATTACGACGATTACGTCGGCAGGTTGGCCATCGGACGCATGTTCCAGGGGGAGATCGCCAAGAGCCAACTGATCGGACGGTGTCGCCACGACGGCGAAGTCGAGGCGGCCAAAGTCGGGCGTCTCTACGGCTACGACGGCCTTGCTCGGGTGGAGATCGAACGGGCCGCTCCGGGAGACATCGTAGCCGTCGCGGGCTTCGAGGAGGTGGCCATCGGCGAGACCCTCACCGATCTCGAAGATCCGCGGCCGCTGCCGGCCATCAGCATCGACGAGCCGACGCTGGCGATGGTGTTTTCGGTCAGCGACTCGCCGATCGCCGGTCGTGAGGGTAAGTACGTGACTTCGAGCAAGCTCAAGGAACGGCTGGTCAGGGAGACGTGGACCAACGTCTCGATTCGCGTCGAGGAGGCGGCGGAAGCGCGAGGCTTCGTGGTCGCTGGTCGTGGAGAGCTGCAGCTCGCTATTCTCATTGAGATGATGCGCCGGGAGGGCTACGAGTTCTCGGTTGGGCGACCCGAGGTGCTGACGCGGAGTGAAAACGGCCGGCTTCAGGAGCCCATCGAAAAGTTGATCGTGGATTGCCCGGAGGATTTCGTCGGGGTCGTCACACAGAGACTCGGCACACGCCGCGGGCGCATGATGAGCATGGTGAATCATGGCAGCGGGCGGGTGCGGATCGAGTTCGAAGTGCCGACCCGCGGTCTGATCGGTTTTCGAACCGACTTTCTGACCGATACTCGGGGAACCGGAATCATGAATCATCTGTTCGACCGGTTCGGTCCGTGGGAAGGTGACATTCCCCAGAGGATGACCGGCGCGCTGGTGGCCGATCGAACCGGGCGAGTGACCGGTTTCGCCGTTGAACACCTGCAGCCGCGAGGCGTCTTCTTCGTTTCTCCTGGCGATGACGTCTATGAAGGGATGATCGTCGGCGAGCACTCGCGTTCCGGCGACCTGGACGTGAACATCACCAAGGAGAAGAAACTCACCAACATGCGCGCGGCCGCGGCGGATGAGCTCATCCGGTTGGTGCCGCCCAAGCCCCTGAGCCTCGAGCAGGCGATCGAGTTCATCGCCGAAGACGAGCTCATCGAAGTCACGCCGGCAGCCTTCCGATTGCGCAAGCGGATCCTCCCCGCGAACCGGCGCAAGTAG